In Salmo salar chromosome ssa03, Ssal_v3.1, whole genome shotgun sequence, a single genomic region encodes these proteins:
- the LOC106601328 gene encoding cysteine protease ATG4D, producing MNPSSPCEGQSPEGDPPDDWFHLSTMSLGTQGSDGSRDDPEEPEERGRLKSKLVSAWNNVKYGWTFKSKARFSKTSPLTMLGQSYLLCHGVERECFRRAFATLLWLTYRRGFPQLDGSSLTTDSGWGCMLRSGQMLLAQGLLLHLLPPGWTWVSANHVSKDDMEVQESRSLGPEVTKKGRRRSIVSFLESRTEVTHRRVVSWFGDHPIAPFGLHQLVEQGTSSGKKAGDWYGPSIVAHILRKAVDAASAEVSNLTVYVAQDCTVYIDDVVRLCERPLSEGSTGPSPAWKSVIILVPVRLGGEVLNPTYIKCVKNLLRLECCIGIIGGKPKHSLFFVGYQDEQLLYLDPHYSQSTVDITQDNFPLESFHCKCPRKISFSRMDPSCTIGFYAKSQKEFELLCSAVSTALSSSTEKYPIFTIAEGQGQDGGQEDESDAPPNSITHILTKDKARLRRTNNSNSMDEFVLL from the exons ATGAACCCCAGTTCTCCCTGTGAGGGCCAGAGCCCTGAGGGTGACCCTCCAGACGATTGGTTCCACCTTTCCACCATGTCTCTGGGAACTCAGGGCTCTGATGGAAGCCGGGATGACCCAGAGGAACCTGAGGAGAGAGGCAGACTCAAGTCCAAGTTGGTGTCAGCATGGAACAATGTCAAATATG GCTGGACATTCAAGTCAAAGGCCCGCTTCAGCAAGACCTCTCCTCTGACCATGCTTGGACAGTCTTATCTGCTCTGTCATGGAG TGGAGAGGGAGTGCTTTCGCCGGGCCTTTGCCACTCTGCTGTGGCTGACGTACAGGCGGGGCTTCCCACAGCTGGATGGTTCCTCTCTGACCACAGACAGTGGGTGGGGCTGCATGCTGCGCAGTGGACAGATGCTGCTGGCACAGGGCCTGCTGCTACACCTGCTGCCGCCAG GCTGGACCTGGGTCTCTGCCAACCATGTTTCCAAAGATGACATGGAGGTACAGGAGTCTCGCTCCTTGGGTCCAGAGGTGACTaagaagggaaggaggaggagcatAGTGTCCTTCCTGGAGAGCCGGACTGAGGTCACTCACAGACGGGTGGTGTCCTGGTTTGGGGACCATCCCATCGCCCCGTTCGGGCTGCACCAGCTGGTGGAACAGGGCACAAGCTCAGGGAAGAAGGCAGGGGACTGGTATGGCCCCTCCATCGTAGCACACATACTTCG TAAGGCTGTTGACGCAGCATCAGCAGAGGTGTCCAATCTGACAGTGTATGTAGCACAGGACTGCACTG TGTACATAGATGACGTGGTGAGGCTGTGTGAGAGACCTCTATCTGAGGGCTCCACAGGACCCAGTCCAGCCTGGAAGTCTGTCATCATCCTGGTCCCTGTGCGCCTGGGAGGAGAAGTCCTCAACCCAACCTACATCAAATGTGTCAAA AATCTCCTGAGGTTAGAATGCTGCATTGGAATCATTGGTGGCAAACCCAAGCATTCTCTGTTCTTCGTTGGGTACCAAG ACGAACAGCTGTTGTACTTGGACCCCCACTACAGCCAGTCCACAGTGGATATCACACAGGATAACTTCCCCTTAGAG TCGTTTCACTGCAAGTGTCCCAGGAAGATCTCCTTCAGTCGCATGGATCCCAGCTGCACTATAGGCTTCTATGCCAAGAGCCAGAAGGAATTTGAGTTACTGTGCTCAGCTGTTAGCACG GCTCTCTCATCATCAACAGAAAAGTACCCCATCTTCACCATTGCAGAGGGTCAGGGACAGGATGGGGGGCAGGAGGATGAGAGCGATGCACCCCCAAACTCTATCACCCACATCCTGACCAAGGACAAGGCGAGGCTGAGAAGGACCAATAACAGCAACAGCATGGATGAGTTTGTGTTATTGTGA
- the LOC106601309 gene encoding transcription activator BRG1 gives MSTPDPPMGGTPRPGPSPGAMGPSTSPGSAHSMMGPSPGPPASGHSHTQQGPSGYPQENMHQMHKPMEGMHEKGMSDDPRYGPMKSMGMRAGGGHIGMGPPPSPMDQHSQGYLSPLGGSEHTPSPVPANGPPPGPMMPSGPGVPMEGGDPQSMGQQSLGGVLSGGSVPGGVGPGGPTPFNQNQLHQLRAQIMAYKMLARSQPLPDHLQMAVQGKRPMPGMQPGMPNMPPSSGPGAGPGQPLANYNRPLGMVGPNMPPPGPSGVPPGMQGQPTNGLPKQWPEGPMVNAAAPSSAPQKLIPPQPTGRPSPAPPSVPPTASPVMPPQTQSPGQPPQPLPMVLHQKQNHITPIQKPCGLDPVEILQEREYRLQARVLRRVASKNHLSSIPTLTTEFQTASGSNVSTRTVRRELHEMGFHGRAAAHKPKITMRNAKRRLEWCKARRHWTLEQWKRV, from the exons ATGTCCACCCCGGACCCCCCCATGGGAGGGACGCCTCGGCCGGGCCCGTCTCCAGGAGCCATGGGCCCCAGCACTTCCCCAGGCTCTGCTCATAGCATGATGGGACCCAGCCCAGGTCCCCCAGCCTCTGGACACTCCCACACACAACAGGGGCCCTCAGGATATCCTCAGGAGAATATGCATCAGATGCACAAA CCTATGGAAGGAATGCATGAGAAGGGCATGTCTGATGACCCTCGCTATGGACCGATGAAGAGCATGGGCATGAGAGCAGGTGGAGGCCACATTGGAATGGGACCCCCTCCTAGCCCCATGGACCAACACTCCCAAG GCTACCTCTCTCCACTGGGGGGTTCTGAGCACACTCCCAGCCCTGTGCCAGCCAACGGCCCTCCCCCTGGCCCCATGATGCCCTCTGGCCCAGGTGTTCCCATGGAGGGCGGTGACCCTCAGTCCATGGGCCAGCAGAGCCTCGGTGGTGTCCTGAGTGGTGGTTCAGTGCCAGGTGGGGTTGGGCCTGGTGGACCTACCCCCTTCAACCAAAACCAGCTGCACCAGCTCAGGGCCCAGATCATGGCCTACAAGATGCTGGCTCGCAGCCAGCCCCTGCCAGACCACCTGCAGATGGCTGTGCAGGGCAAGAGGCCCATGCCAGGGATGCAGCCAGGGATGCCCAACATGCCCCCTTCCTCTGGGCCTGGGGCGGGGCCTGGACAGCCACTAGCAAACTACAACAGACCACTTG GAATGGTAGGCCCAAACATGCCTCCTCCAGGACCCTCAGGTGTTCCCCCTGGTATGCAGGGCCAGCCCACCAATGGACTCCCTAAACAATGGCCTGAAG GGCCCATGGTGAATGCTGCTGCTCCATCCAGTGCCCCCCAGAAGCTGATTCCCCCTCAGCCCACTGGCAGACCCTCCCCTGCTCCTCCCTCCGTGCCCCCTACTGCCTCCCCGGTCATGCCCCCTCAGACCCAGTCCCCTGGGCAGCCCCCCCAGCCCTTGCCCATGGTGCTGCACCAGAAACAGAACCACATCACACCTATCCAGAAGCCCTGTGGCCTGGACCCAGTGGAGATCCTCCAGGAGAGAGAGTACAGGCTACAGGCTCGAGTGCTGAGGCGCGTAGcgagtaaaaatcatctgtcctccattccaacactcactaccgagtttcaaactgcctctggaagcaacgtcagcacaagaactgttcgtcgggagcttcatgaaatgggtttccatggccgagcagccgcacacaagcctaagattaccatgcgcaatgccaagcgtcggctggagtggtgtaaagctcgccgccattggactctggagcagtggaaacgtgtt